The following are encoded together in the Thalassomonas haliotis genome:
- a CDS encoding N-acyl-D-amino-acid deacylase family protein, whose amino-acid sequence MMNKLKLSSPGLRGSLAVTILVMALAGCAFSETAENNQTNLSPQRVSADILITGGRVYTGIGTDEQILDIAVCGEKICGLYPSGSKVITAGKVINARGKIVSPGFIDPHTHTLEELSSQDKNHNLNYLTQGVTTVVNGNDGAGPVDIAQTATALEENGIGTNVALLVGHGSVREQVMGRAPRFATAQELKQMSALLDKAMQAGALGLSTGLYYVPGSFANTEEVVTLAKVASQYKGIYDTHLRDESTFNIGFSAALDEAIFIAESADIHLHLAHIKALGVDVWGQSQDAIKKIEQAQASGLSISADQYPWLASGTMLHSAVMPKWAMADSQQAFFKRLNDTRLSEKLRGEIKENIRRRGGPGALLITAFKDPALVGLTLAELAKRRGTDAVTAAIALVQQGDVRVASFNMSAQDVENFMVQPWVVTSSDGTNGHPRKYASFPKKYQQYVVKKELLTLGEFINKSSSQTAKILGLENRGRLAQGYQADIIVFDAQNLTANADFSHWNKYSSGIEHVIVNGQVAIEQGEYTNKLAGKFVH is encoded by the coding sequence ATGATGAATAAATTGAAACTAAGCTCTCCAGGTTTACGGGGTTCACTGGCTGTTACCATACTGGTTATGGCCTTGGCTGGTTGTGCTTTCTCTGAGACAGCAGAAAATAATCAAACAAACCTTTCACCGCAAAGGGTAAGTGCAGATATATTGATCACCGGAGGCCGGGTTTATACCGGTATTGGCACCGACGAGCAAATATTGGATATTGCCGTTTGCGGTGAAAAGATCTGCGGTCTCTACCCAAGCGGCAGTAAAGTCATCACCGCTGGCAAAGTGATTAACGCCCGGGGGAAAATTGTCAGCCCGGGTTTTATTGATCCCCATACCCATACCCTGGAAGAATTATCCAGTCAGGATAAAAATCATAACCTGAATTACCTCACCCAGGGCGTAACCACTGTGGTTAACGGCAACGATGGTGCTGGCCCGGTCGATATTGCCCAAACGGCAACAGCCCTGGAAGAAAATGGTATCGGCACTAACGTCGCGCTTTTAGTTGGCCATGGCAGCGTGCGTGAACAGGTGATGGGACGGGCGCCGCGTTTTGCCACGGCGCAAGAGCTAAAACAAATGTCGGCCTTGCTGGATAAGGCCATGCAAGCAGGCGCCTTAGGTTTATCCACCGGCCTTTATTATGTGCCGGGCAGTTTTGCCAATACCGAAGAAGTGGTGACCCTGGCAAAAGTCGCCAGCCAATATAAGGGGATTTACGATACCCATTTACGGGATGAAAGCACCTTTAATATCGGTTTCTCCGCCGCCCTGGATGAAGCGATTTTTATCGCCGAAAGTGCCGATATTCATTTGCATTTGGCCCATATTAAAGCGCTCGGGGTTGATGTCTGGGGGCAAAGCCAAGATGCGATCAAGAAAATAGAGCAGGCGCAGGCGAGCGGTTTAAGTATTTCCGCAGACCAATATCCCTGGCTGGCCTCCGGCACTATGTTGCACAGTGCGGTAATGCCGAAATGGGCGATGGCGGATTCACAGCAGGCTTTTTTTAAGCGCTTAAACGATACAAGGCTGTCGGAAAAGTTGCGCGGTGAAATAAAAGAAAACATACGCCGCCGTGGTGGTCCCGGCGCTTTATTGATCACCGCCTTTAAAGATCCGGCCCTGGTTGGTTTAACCCTGGCCGAGCTTGCTAAAAGGCGCGGTACTGATGCGGTAACGGCGGCAATTGCCCTGGTACAGCAGGGAGATGTCAGGGTCGCGTCATTTAATATGTCGGCCCAAGATGTTGAAAACTTTATGGTGCAGCCCTGGGTGGTTACCTCGTCGGACGGTACTAACGGCCATCCGCGAAAATACGCCAGTTTTCCGAAAAAATATCAGCAATATGTGGTGAAAAAAGAGCTGTTAACCCTGGGAGAATTTATCAATAAGAGTTCGAGTCAGACGGCTAAAATACTCGGTTTGGAAAACAGGGGGAGATTGGCGCAAGGTTATCAGGCGGACATTATCGTTTTTGATGCACAAAACCTGACTGCCAACGCTGATTTTTCTCACTGGAACAAATATTCATCAGGGATTGAACATGTGATAGTGAACGGCCAGGTGGCAATAGAGCAGGGGGAATATACCAATAAGCTTGCCGGTAAGTTTGTTCATTGA
- a CDS encoding M14 family metallopeptidase, with the protein MFRFLIFCQLFVISTYGYACKFSNVEFDTNFSGGRLAQCQQVSQDTFLLTLSPENTPINDSPWYSFKVIATQPQTVNIVMQVNDGKHRYQPKISRDGKHWQKQSFTLDNRKMRLSLTASSQATWISGQEIISNADYYHWGKNLADHQIVEQKVIGHSVQERPIYSLAATGKGKEWLVVLGRQHPPELTGALAMFPFTETLLGVSPLALRFRQRFNILVVPNLNPDGVYLGNWRHNANGVDLNRDWKNFQQPEPSAVNDYLTTLVADKQKIAMAVDFHSTHKDIFYSMPHDYGVENPQLVNFWLDALQQAIAGEYPDFQVIQKPGNNPNRGVFKQYIADKYQVHAITYEMGDDTDRGFIDKLAVKAANTLMTTMLATPRQD; encoded by the coding sequence ATGTTTCGATTTTTAATTTTCTGCCAGCTGTTTGTTATCAGCACTTATGGCTATGCCTGCAAATTCAGTAATGTTGAATTTGACACTAACTTCTCCGGTGGCCGCCTGGCCCAATGCCAGCAGGTGAGCCAGGATACCTTTTTGTTAACCCTAAGCCCTGAAAACACGCCCATTAACGACAGCCCCTGGTATAGCTTTAAAGTGATTGCTACACAGCCGCAAACCGTGAACATTGTGATGCAGGTCAATGACGGCAAACATAGATATCAGCCCAAGATCAGCCGCGATGGCAAACACTGGCAAAAGCAGTCTTTTACTTTAGATAACAGAAAAATGCGTTTGAGTCTGACTGCCAGCAGCCAAGCGACCTGGATTTCCGGGCAGGAGATCATCTCCAATGCCGATTATTATCACTGGGGTAAAAACCTGGCAGATCACCAGATAGTTGAGCAAAAGGTCATTGGCCATTCGGTGCAGGAACGTCCTATTTATAGCCTTGCCGCGACCGGTAAGGGTAAAGAGTGGCTGGTGGTTTTAGGCAGACAGCATCCTCCGGAGCTTACCGGTGCCCTGGCCATGTTCCCGTTCACAGAAACCTTGCTCGGCGTTAGCCCATTGGCTTTACGTTTCAGGCAGCGCTTTAATATTCTGGTGGTACCGAACCTGAACCCGGACGGGGTTTATCTTGGTAACTGGCGTCATAATGCCAATGGCGTAGATTTAAACCGCGATTGGAAAAATTTCCAGCAACCTGAGCCTTCTGCGGTGAATGATTATTTAACCACCCTGGTGGCAGATAAGCAAAAAATTGCCATGGCGGTTGATTTCCACTCTACCCATAAAGATATTTTTTACAGCATGCCGCATGATTATGGTGTTGAAAATCCGCAATTGGTCAATTTCTGGCTGGATGCCTTACAGCAGGCTATCGCCGGGGAATATCCGGATTTTCAAGTGATCCAGAAACCGGGCAATAATCCCAACCGAGGAGTTTTTAAACAATATATTGCCGATAAGTATCAGGTGCATGCCATTACCTATGAAATGGGCGATGACACCGACCGGGGCTTTATCGATAAGCTGGCAGTGAAAGCGGCTAATACGTTAATGACCACTATGTTGGCGACTCCGCGTCAGGATTAA